Proteins encoded by one window of Lathyrus oleraceus cultivar Zhongwan6 chromosome 1, CAAS_Psat_ZW6_1.0, whole genome shotgun sequence:
- the LOC127132470 gene encoding kunitz trypsin inhibitor 5, translating into MKSIFLSFVILFGMSTQPLHREVDASPEQVVDIEGNKVRVGVDYYIRPVPTTPCNGRGPCVVGSGFVLVARSPNETCPLNVVVVEGFRGQGVTFTPVNPKKGVIRVSTDLNIKTSLDTVCEESTVWTLDDFDSSAGQWFVTTGGVVGNPGKDTISNWFKIERYEDDYKLVFCPTVCNFCKPLCRNVGVFRDSNGNQRVALTDVPYKVRFQPSA; encoded by the coding sequence ATGAAATCTATATTTCTATCATTTGTGATTCTCTTTGGCATGTCCACCCAACCCTTGCACAGAGAAGTTGATGCTTCACCTGAGCAAGTGGTTGACATAGAAGGCAACAAGGTTCGGGTCGGAGTAGACTACTACATCCGACCGGTCCCAACAACCCCGTGCAACGGTCGCGGGCCTTGTGTTGTTGGAAGTGGTTTTGTTCTTGTAGCAAGATCACCAAACGAGACATGTCCACTTAATGTTGTAGTGGTCGAAGGTTTCCGTGGCCAAGGAGTAACATTTACACCAGTTAACCCTAAGAAAGGTGTTATTAGGGTTTCCACTGATCTCAACATTAAAACTTCCCTTGATACAGTGTGTGAAGAGTCCACAGTATGGACACTTGATGATTTTGATTCCTCAGCCGGACAATGGTTTGTGACTACGGGCGGGGTTGTTGGAAATCCTGGTAAAGACACCATTAGCAATTGGTTCAAGATTGAGAGGTATGAAGATGACTATAAGCTTGTGTTTTGCCCTACTGTATGCAACTTTTGCAAGCCCTTGTGCAGAAATGTTGGAGTCTTTAGGGATAGTAATGGGAATCAACGTGTGGCTCTCACTGATGTGCCTTACAAAGTTAGGTTCCAGCCATCTGCTTGA
- the LOC127132476 gene encoding 54S ribosomal protein L37, mitochondrial, with amino-acid sequence MAMNHVRSVRCILSTKEAVAVAYQRTYATGKAKKGSKGGAAVDGPKASSLSKEVKASTVVGGNILKEGTDPKVLPDSEYPDWLWHLLDKRPALSELRRKDIDTLPYEDLKRYVKLDNRARIKENNSLKAKN; translated from the coding sequence ATGGCAATGAACCATGTAAGGTCCGTTAGATGCATTCTTAGCACCAAAGAAGCAGTTGCGGTTGCATATCAACGAACTTATGCGACTGGTAAAGCAAAGAAAGGATCGAAAGGGGGTGCAGCTGTCGATGGACCGAAAGCGTCTTCTCTCAGCAAAGAAGTCAAGGCAAGTACCGTTGTAGGTGGCAACATTCTCAAGGAAGGAACCGATCCAAAAGTCCTGCCTGACTCTGAATACCCAGACTGGTTGTGGCATCTGCTTGATAAGCGCCCCGCGCTAAGTGAGTTACGTAGGAAGGATATCGATACACTCCCTTATGAAGATCTTAAACGCTACGTTAAGCTTGATAATCGAGCTAGGATCAAGGAGAATAACTCTCTCAAGGCTAAGAACTAG